ATAAATGAATTCAACTGCAATTTTCTCATTTATTAATGGACTTGTCTTCATTTTTTGCCTGCAGCTTTCTCCCGGGTACGCTGAGGCTGCTGAGGAGTGCCGGCAGCCGATAGCCACCATTGTTTCCATTCAAGGCGGTGCACAGATTAAGCGAGACGGGCAGCCGGAATGGCATGCGGCGGATATGGATGCGCAATTTTGTCCCGGCGACATGCTGAGAATCGGCGCAGATGGACGAGCGGCCGTTGTCATGGCTAACGAATCGGTTCTCCGAATTAACCGGAACAGCACCATCATTTTTTATAACCCTGAACCAGGCAGCTTTTCAATTCTCGAACTTCTTCGAGGCGCCCTGCACATTTTCAGCCATCGTCCTCACTCTCTTAAAATCATCACACCTTATGTCAACGGGGTGGTTGAAGGTACGGAGTTCCTTGTGCTTGCAGATCCCGACAGCTCCTCGATTACCGTTTTCTCCGGAGTTGTGACAGCCATCAATCAGGAGGGGCAATTACAACTCACCAGCGGCCAGAGCGCCATTGCCCGAAAGGGCAAGGAGCCGACGTCCAGAGCCGTTGTCCGGCCTTTTGACGCAGTGGAGTGGACACTTTATTATCCAGCCGTTATCGAACCTTCTGCCGAATCCACACAGAGAAAAACCGTCTACCAGGCTTCTGCTAGCCTCTCAATCGGCCAGGTTGAAGATGCCCGAAAAATTCTTGATACGATTCTTCAGGAGGATCCGGGAAACAGTGAGGCTCTTGCACTCTTATCGATTATAGAAACAGTTCGCAATAACAGGGAAGCCGCCCTTGGCTTAGCATACCGGGCAATTGAGATCGCCCCGCATTCCGCTGCCGCCGGCCTGGCGCTTTCCTATGCCCACCAGGCCTCTTTCAATATTCCAGCTGCCCTTCAGGTGCTTGAGCAGGTCGTCCGGTACAATCCTGAAAATGGACTGGTCAAGGCCCGCCTGGCCGAACTTCTTCTCTCGGTCGGCCAATTTCAAAAAGGCAGGGAAACAGCGGCAGAGGCTGCTTCTCTTACTCCTTCTTCCGGTCTCGCTCAGACGGTTCTCGGCTTTGCCCATCTCAGCCGCACGGAAATCAAAGAGGCTCGAGCTGCGTTTTCCAAAGCCATAGAAATTAATCCTGCACTTCCCCTGGCCCGGCTTGGTCTGGGTCTTGCCGACATACGATCCGGTGAGCTTGAAGAGGGCCGAGCCGAGATAGAAATTGCAGCGGCTCTTGATCCAGGCAACTCCTTGATACGCAGCTATCTTGGAAAAGCATATTTTGAAGAGAAGCGTAACAGCAATTCCCAAAGGCAATTACAGATCGCCAGGGAGCTCGATCCGGCTGATCCGACGCCCTGGCTCTATGATGCGATTCGGAAACAGACCGTTAATCGTCCGGCCGAGGCATTATACGATATACAGCAATCTATCGCCCGTAATGATAACCGGGCCGTCTATCGTTCACGTCTGCTGCTCGATGACGACCTCGCCTCACGCAGTGCCGGACTGGGAAGGATTTTTACGGACCTGGGTTTTCCGCAACTGGCGCGGATCGAAGGATGGAAATCAGTCCACTCCGACCCTTCCAATTATTCTGCCCATAGATTTCTTGCCGACACCTACAGCACACTGCCGCGGCACGAAATCGCCAGAGTCAGCGAACTACTGCAGGCCCAGCTTCTCCAGCCCATCAATATCACTCCGGTACAGCCGCAGCTGGCGGAGAGTGAATTGTTCGTTGTGGAAGATACCGGCCCCTCGATGGCCTCCGCCAATGAATTCAATCCCCTTTTCTTAAGAGATAGAGTGGCCTTGCGCACCAGCGGCGTGATCGGCAGCAATGATATTTTTGGGGATGAAATAGTGGTATCCGGGATCGAAGGACGTTTTTCCTATAGCCTGGGGCAATTCCATTACCAGACGGATGGCGTGCGGAAAAATAATGACCAGGAACATGATATATATAATGCATTTTTCCAGGGTAAAATCTCACCAAAAACCAGCCTGATGTCTGAAATCCGCTACAAAGAGCTGGACTATGGTGACCTGGCATTCAAATTCGACCCCACCGACTTCAGCAGCACACATCGCCAATCGGATACCACCAAGAGTGTACGGCTCGGTATACGCCATGACCTGCAGCCCTACTCAACATTGCTGGGGACAGCAATTGCAAGCTCTGACGACAATAATTTTTCAACCGGTTCCGAGGGATATTTCTCTTCTCTCGACATTACCAATGAAGCTGACAACAAGATGGCCGAGATACAGCATATTTACCAGGGTTCAGGCTGGGATCTAAAAAGCGGGGCAGGCTATCTAGCGGCAGATGAAGAGGAAACTATCCATATTACTTTTCCCTTCGAGGGTATATTCGCGGAGGAATTGACCACGGAGCATGTCAATGCTTACAGCTATGCCCGCATCGATCTGCCCCGGAACATACAGGCGACCGTCGGTCTCAGCGGAGATGTGCTGGAGAGCCCGGTCAAAGACCGTAGCGAAATCAATCCGAAATTCGGACTGACCTGGCAGCCGGTGAAATCTACCCTGGTGCGGGCTGCTGCTTTCAGAAACGTCACCCGCAGGATGATCTACGCCCAGACCATAGAACCCACTTTCGTCGCCGGCTTCAACCAGTTATTCGACGATACAGAGGCTTCCACTGCCCAGACCTATGGCGCCGGCATCGACCACACCTTCGCACCCGGCTGGTATGGCGGTCTTCAGTTCTTCCACCGCGACCTGGAGGTGCCTTACCTGGATACCACCATTCTCCCCCCTGAGCAAAAAGAAGACGACTGGCAGGAAGATATCGGTTCAGCCTATCTGTACTGGGTTCCCGCCGACATGGTAAGCCTCGGTCTGGAATATTTCTACGAGGACTATTCGCATGACAATGATGAAGGAGTCAAGGGCATAAGGGATCTCAGGACGCATCGACTCACCCCTAAAATACGTTTCTTCCACCCCTCGGGAATAACCGCAGGTCTCCAGGCCAGCTATATAGACCAGGAGGGTCAATTCGGCACAAGGGATACCGGATTTGCTGCCGATGATGATCAATTCTGGGTAATCGATCTCTCTTTGGGATATCGCCTGCCCAGACGCCACGGCATGTTTACGGTGGAGATCAAAAACCTTTTCGATGAGCAGTTCAAATTTGTCAATACGGATCCGGCAAACCCGGAGTTTCTTGCTGAACTGCAGGTTATAGCTGGGTTAACATTTGCTTTCTAGCGCTCCCCGGCAATTTCCTGCACAGTGTGGCGGAAGAAAAAACGAAGTCGGCAAGGCAAAAGACAAGCAGAATAGGCTTGTGGAATTTGCC
This window of the Desulfopila inferna genome carries:
- a CDS encoding TonB-dependent receptor domain-containing protein, which codes for MNSTAIFSFINGLVFIFCLQLSPGYAEAAEECRQPIATIVSIQGGAQIKRDGQPEWHAADMDAQFCPGDMLRIGADGRAAVVMANESVLRINRNSTIIFYNPEPGSFSILELLRGALHIFSHRPHSLKIITPYVNGVVEGTEFLVLADPDSSSITVFSGVVTAINQEGQLQLTSGQSAIARKGKEPTSRAVVRPFDAVEWTLYYPAVIEPSAESTQRKTVYQASASLSIGQVEDARKILDTILQEDPGNSEALALLSIIETVRNNREAALGLAYRAIEIAPHSAAAGLALSYAHQASFNIPAALQVLEQVVRYNPENGLVKARLAELLLSVGQFQKGRETAAEAASLTPSSGLAQTVLGFAHLSRTEIKEARAAFSKAIEINPALPLARLGLGLADIRSGELEEGRAEIEIAAALDPGNSLIRSYLGKAYFEEKRNSNSQRQLQIARELDPADPTPWLYDAIRKQTVNRPAEALYDIQQSIARNDNRAVYRSRLLLDDDLASRSAGLGRIFTDLGFPQLARIEGWKSVHSDPSNYSAHRFLADTYSTLPRHEIARVSELLQAQLLQPINITPVQPQLAESELFVVEDTGPSMASANEFNPLFLRDRVALRTSGVIGSNDIFGDEIVVSGIEGRFSYSLGQFHYQTDGVRKNNDQEHDIYNAFFQGKISPKTSLMSEIRYKELDYGDLAFKFDPTDFSSTHRQSDTTKSVRLGIRHDLQPYSTLLGTAIASSDDNNFSTGSEGYFSSLDITNEADNKMAEIQHIYQGSGWDLKSGAGYLAADEEETIHITFPFEGIFAEELTTEHVNAYSYARIDLPRNIQATVGLSGDVLESPVKDRSEINPKFGLTWQPVKSTLVRAAAFRNVTRRMIYAQTIEPTFVAGFNQLFDDTEASTAQTYGAGIDHTFAPGWYGGLQFFHRDLEVPYLDTTILPPEQKEDDWQEDIGSAYLYWVPADMVSLGLEYFYEDYSHDNDEGVKGIRDLRTHRLTPKIRFFHPSGITAGLQASYIDQEGQFGTRDTGFAADDDQFWVIDLSLGYRLPRRHGMFTVEIKNLFDEQFKFVNTDPANPEFLAELQVIAGLTFAF